The proteins below come from a single Podarcis muralis chromosome 8, rPodMur119.hap1.1, whole genome shotgun sequence genomic window:
- the ROPN1L gene encoding ropporin-1-like protein, with protein sequence MPVPDVMFCAQQIHVPPELPDIMKQFTKAAIRTQPRDVLQWSYAYFYALSNGEPLPVKDRLERPVATQKNDTGLTPGLLKILHKQLSEKETVEISDLQRKWKNLCLPMEQLRNLLRLGNFAEGVEWMKFFALACSALGGSLLSSMKHACEILTNDPEGGAARIPYDTFAYIYSYLASLDEEITEESTEKFLKALKEQVSRKEDMVGVADFRPLKKP encoded by the exons ATGCCTGTTCCAGATGTTATGTTCTGTGCGCAGCAGATCCATGTTCCTCCTGAACTGCCAGATATTATGAAACAATTTACCAAGGCTGCTATCAGGACCCAACCGCGTGATGTACTTCAGTGGTCTTATGC GTATTTCTATGCTTTGTCAAATGGAGAACCTCTTCCTGTGAAGGACCGTCTTGAAAGGCCAGTAGCCACACAGAAAAATGACACTGGTCTGACTCCAGGACTCCTTAAAATTTTGCATAAACAG CTCTCTGAAAAGGAAACTGTGGAAATATCGGACCTTCAGAGAAAGTGGAAAAACTTGTGCTTGCCAATGGAACAGCTCCGCAACCTTCTTCGACTGGGCAATTTTGCAGAAGGAGTGGAATGGATGAAGTTCTTTGCCCTTGCATGTAGCGCTCTTGGTGGG TCCTTACTCAGTTCTATGAAACATGCCTGTGAAATTCTTACAAATGATCCAGAAGGTGGAGCAGCCCGCATTCCATATGACACTTTTGCATATATCTACAGCTACTTGGCTAGCTTAGATGAGGAGATAACGGAGGAATCTACTGAGAAATTCCTCAAGGCTCTTAAAGAACAAGT GTCACGCAAGGAAGATATGGTTGGAGTTGCAGATTTCCGTCCGCTAAAGAAACCTTAA